ACAATCTCTAAGCAATCCCTTGAGTAATATGTAAAATTGGATTTTGTTAATAGCATTGCGTAGCAATGCTATTAACAAAATCCAAACTTAAATCACAATGCAGAATACAGGAAAATTTTGTGGATATATCTTCTTTGAGTTTTTTTCGCAGTCTGCGCCACGAGAATAAGCAATTTGCTGTGATTGGCTTAGGTCGATTTGGAAGATCGGTATGTTCTACTCTTGATCGATTGGGGCATGAAGTATTAGCTGCTGATAAAGATGAAGAGAGTGTTTGTAACGTTCGAGCCAATAACCTAGCAGCCCATTGTATTCAGTTAGATTCTACTAATCCACTTGCTCTCAAAGAATCGGGCATTCTTGAAATTGATACGGTAATTGTAGCGATCGGTAATTTTCTAGAAGAGAGTATTATTACTACCCTCAATGTCAAAGAAGCAGGGGTAAAACATGTAATTGCCAAGGCTTCATCAGAAATTCATGGTACATTGCTCAAAAAAGTGGGAGCCGATCTTGTTGTGTATCCTGAAGCGGAAATGGGAAGGGCTTTGGCGCGATCGCTCACGCAGCGAGGAATTCTAGAACGCTTTGAACTCGATCCAGATAATAGTATTGTCGAAGTGATGGTTCCTGAAGAATTTGACGGTAAAACGATTCTCGAACTCAAGCTACGTGGACACTATGGCGTAAATGTGATCGCGGTTAGTCATGACCAAAAGTTTGAAATTAACCCCGATCCCAACCAAAAGCTCTTCAAAGGATCGGCGATCGTGGTGATTGGTAGTAACAAAAACATTAGCCGCCTTCCCATTTCCTGTGACTTGTTTAATACCGATGGAACTTCCGTAACCACGCAATTACCATTTCATCAATCATCAGAAGTCAAACTCAAATACTGATGTTATACCAATCCGTAAAAGTGTGGCAACACTTTTATGGATTAAAAGCTAGACCCAGTAAAGACTTTAGAATAAAAATAGAATCACAAAATGATGTAGCTATTTTGTGATTTGGTATTACGTAGAAAAGATCGTCATCATGTTTCCATGACATCTTAAAAGAGATTTTGGAGATCAAATCCCTACATATATGTAAAAGTAGGGGCTTGGTCTCCAACC
This genomic stretch from Pseudanabaena galeata CCNP1313 harbors:
- a CDS encoding potassium channel family protein yields the protein MDISSLSFFRSLRHENKQFAVIGLGRFGRSVCSTLDRLGHEVLAADKDEESVCNVRANNLAAHCIQLDSTNPLALKESGILEIDTVIVAIGNFLEESIITTLNVKEAGVKHVIAKASSEIHGTLLKKVGADLVVYPEAEMGRALARSLTQRGILERFELDPDNSIVEVMVPEEFDGKTILELKLRGHYGVNVIAVSHDQKFEINPDPNQKLFKGSAIVVIGSNKNISRLPISCDLFNTDGTSVTTQLPFHQSSEVKLKY